CAATGTCGATGCCAAGCTCTTTCATTTTGACTTTGATGTTGCTGTGGCCTGTTTTGTACATGTACGCCGTGCCAATCTTGGCTACTTCGTCATACATCACTTGAGAGCATTTCACCTCGCCCAAGATTTTGGGATTTTTAAGAAGCTTGGCGTACAAAAGTGCCAACTGGTCGCCCTTGAAGTTGTTGGTTTGAGTGAGCACCGCCAAACGGTCGGCATCTCCATCAAAAGCAAAAGCGATGTCGCCATTTTGCGTTTTCAACAAGGCTTTTACATCGTGCAGGTTTTCTTCTTCGCTGGGGTCAGGGTGGTGATTAGGAAAGGTGCCATCGGGCTGGGCGTAAAGAATGGTGGTGTTTAGCTCCAACGCTTCGCACAGTTTTGGCACCACCACGCCCGCGGCTCCGTTGCCACAATCAATAGCAATGCGCGTTTTCATGCCTCTTAAGTGGGCAAACGCTTTGACTAAAAAATCCGTGTATAACGCAAGGGTATCTACGGCTTTACATGTAAGGTTATCAGGAATGTGTTGTGAAAACGCCATCACTTCTTGCCCAAGGGCAGTGATATCTGCGCCAAAAAACGGGGCTTGGTTTAGGGTGATTTTGAGGCCGTTGTATTCGGGGGGATTGTGTGAGCCTGTCACCATCACCGTCGCATCTGCTTTGTGCTCATGGTCAAAAAAACCGCCAAAATAGTTACACGGCGTGGGTACAAGCCCCATGTTTAACACCTCAAGCCTTGCGTGGTTGAGGCCACTGGTAAGCCACCCTGCAATGGTAGGAGAATGCAGCCTTGCATCGTACCCTATGGCTACGGTGTTGCCAACCTTAGCAATGCGTTTGCCCAACAAAAAACCGATGGTTTTAATGCTGTGTTCGTTTAAATCTTTTTCGTAAATGCCACGAATGTCGTATTCTCTAAAAATGTGTTGCATGGGTTTC
The DNA window shown above is from Sulfurospirillum tamanense and carries:
- a CDS encoding phosphomannomutase/phosphoglucomutase, encoding MQHIFREYDIRGIYEKDLNEHSIKTIGFLLGKRIAKVGNTVAIGYDARLHSPTIAGWLTSGLNHARLEVLNMGLVPTPCNYFGGFFDHEHKADATVMVTGSHNPPEYNGLKITLNQAPFFGADITALGQEVMAFSQHIPDNLTCKAVDTLALYTDFLVKAFAHLRGMKTRIAIDCGNGAAGVVVPKLCEALELNTTILYAQPDGTFPNHHPDPSEEENLHDVKALLKTQNGDIAFAFDGDADRLAVLTQTNNFKGDQLALLYAKLLKNPKILGEVKCSQVMYDEVAKIGTAYMYKTGHSNIKVKMKELGIDIAAEVSGHIFFADRYFGYDDAIYAMLRTLELLYKGLDLDAELAKLPTMFTTEELKIPTTEETKFETIVKLKTFLETPPSDFPAIKEIITVDGVRVVFEEGWGLVRASNTTPVLVARFEAKTHALMRTYQKALEEALKRCSPSC